In Burkholderia gladioli, a genomic segment contains:
- a CDS encoding YbhB/YbcL family Raf kinase inhibitor-like protein, protein MGLLTVRPKASLSVIACAFVALALTPAAARAESFTIEIDGLRDGYFSNQQVYGGFGCHGENVSPRISWAHVPRGTKSLVVTIFDPDAPTGGLGWTHWEVVNIPPSESSLDSGASGNPKRLPAGAIETLTDFGESAYGGPCPPKGESHRYVVTASALDVARIDVAPAASPAVVAYQMHGKVIAQAKYVARYRRAPTGD, encoded by the coding sequence ATGGGACTACTGACCGTGAGACCGAAGGCTTCCCTGTCCGTCATCGCATGCGCGTTCGTTGCGCTGGCGCTGACCCCCGCGGCAGCCCGCGCGGAGTCGTTCACGATCGAGATCGACGGCCTGCGCGACGGGTACTTCTCGAACCAGCAGGTGTATGGAGGTTTCGGCTGTCACGGGGAGAACGTATCGCCACGCATTTCATGGGCTCATGTTCCGCGCGGCACGAAGAGCCTGGTCGTGACGATTTTCGACCCCGATGCGCCGACCGGAGGATTGGGCTGGACGCATTGGGAGGTGGTCAACATCCCGCCTTCCGAATCGTCGCTCGACAGCGGCGCTTCCGGCAATCCGAAGCGTTTGCCGGCGGGCGCGATCGAGACCTTGACGGATTTCGGCGAGTCCGCATACGGTGGACCGTGCCCGCCCAAGGGGGAATCGCATCGATATGTCGTGACGGCGTCCGCGCTCGACGTGGCACGAATCGACGTGGCTCCGGCGGCGAGTCCCGCCGTCGTCGCCTATCAGATGCATGGGAAAGTCATTGCCCAGGCGAAGTACGTGGCCAGGTACCGTCGCGCGCCGACCGGCGATTGA
- a CDS encoding ATP-binding protein: MTLRLWPDSLFGRLVVTLAAGMFAGQLLTSTIWFDTHDYRTLEIPSRLFASRLADTIRLLRNAPDAATREATLARLSDARYQLRPVDTPEPARAAPNLVLRATGGLIAGVIERRLGQHVELRLLDAELRDDAGRHRGILSLFDSRMPMGDFHLQLQVPGQGWLDVVAHEGQAGMHSEPGTLVADYLLRLYLVRFAAVCLLAFVAVRFALRPLRSFAKAAEALGRNIYQAPLAVDGPQEVRSAAKAFNAMQQRLIDSFGERTRLLSAVSHDLRSPLTRLRLRAEMLPDPRWRERLRGDLDEMEAMVRATLDAVQGIEITEPRQRIDIDSMLAGLAEDARDAGHAVRIEGHAGAPYPGFARNLKRGLQNLLDNAIRHGGTGEDGVSIHVDEHGGSLRIVIRDHGPGLPDPALLERVFEPYFRAGGREGRPAPEGTGLGLTIARGIATAHGGTLALKNRVEDGRIAGLDAELVLPR; this comes from the coding sequence ATGACCCTGCGCCTGTGGCCCGACTCGCTGTTCGGCCGTCTCGTGGTGACCCTTGCGGCCGGCATGTTCGCCGGCCAGTTGCTGACCAGCACCATCTGGTTCGACACGCACGATTACCGCACGCTCGAAATCCCCTCGCGGCTGTTCGCGAGCCGGCTGGCCGATACCATCCGCCTGCTCCGGAACGCGCCCGATGCCGCCACGCGCGAAGCCACGCTGGCGCGCCTGTCGGACGCGCGCTACCAGTTGCGCCCGGTCGACACGCCCGAGCCGGCGCGCGCCGCGCCGAACCTGGTGCTGCGCGCCACCGGCGGCCTGATCGCGGGCGTCATCGAACGGCGGCTCGGCCAGCACGTCGAGCTGCGGCTGCTCGATGCCGAGCTGCGCGACGACGCGGGCCGGCATCGCGGCATCCTGAGCCTGTTCGATTCGCGCATGCCGATGGGCGACTTCCATCTGCAACTGCAGGTGCCGGGCCAGGGCTGGCTCGACGTGGTCGCGCACGAGGGGCAGGCCGGCATGCACAGCGAGCCGGGCACGCTGGTGGCCGACTATCTGCTGCGGCTCTACCTGGTGCGCTTCGCGGCAGTCTGCCTGCTCGCCTTCGTGGCGGTGCGCTTCGCGCTGCGGCCCCTGCGCAGCTTCGCGAAGGCCGCCGAGGCGCTCGGCCGCAACATCTACCAGGCGCCGCTCGCCGTCGACGGCCCGCAGGAAGTGCGCAGCGCCGCGAAGGCCTTCAACGCGATGCAGCAGCGCCTGATCGACAGCTTCGGCGAGCGCACGCGGCTGCTGAGCGCCGTCTCGCACGACCTGCGCTCGCCGCTCACGCGCCTGCGGCTGCGCGCCGAGATGCTGCCCGATCCGCGCTGGCGCGAGCGCCTGCGCGGCGACCTGGACGAGATGGAGGCGATGGTGCGCGCCACGCTGGACGCGGTGCAGGGCATCGAGATCACCGAGCCGCGCCAGCGCATCGACATCGATTCGATGCTGGCGGGGCTGGCCGAGGACGCGCGCGATGCCGGCCACGCGGTGCGTATCGAGGGGCATGCCGGCGCGCCCTACCCGGGGTTCGCGCGCAACCTGAAGCGCGGCCTGCAGAACCTGCTGGACAATGCGATCCGCCATGGCGGCACCGGCGAGGACGGCGTCTCGATCCACGTCGACGAGCACGGCGGCTCGCTGCGCATCGTGATTCGGGATCATGGGCCGGGCTTGCCGGATCCGGCGCTGCTGGAGCGTGTGTTCGAGCCTTACTTCCGGGCGGGCGGCCGCGAAGGTCGGCCGGCGCCGGAAGGTACCGGGCTGGGGCTGACCATCGCGCGCGGCATCGCCACCGCGCACGGCGGCACGCTGGCGCTGAAGAATCGCGTGGAAGACGGGCGGATCGCGGGGCTCGACGCGGAGCTGGTGTTGCCGAGGTAG
- a CDS encoding ABC transporter substrate-binding protein, with translation MSISRFVRAARAHLKLAEPARRAANLAAAAIVLGGAAVCASPAMAQAPAAATTVTDLAGRTIRIPAADPKRILLGESRTLEAVALLEGQHPLARIVGWQGDLPTMDPQRFNAYAQRFPAIREIPLIGRASEDSISDEKALALKPDVAIFSIAGHGPSRYNALVKQLEATGTTVVFIDFRLHPMQDTLPSIRLLGQVLHREQAASDYLAFYQQHLARVQQVVGAIPEAQRPKVFIDMLAGVWDAGCCHTAGKGNFGEFISAAGGRNIAADLLPGVLGDLSMEQIIASRPDVYIATGSRTKPGLASLRVGAQTSEQDARASLAQLVARPGFDTIKAIHEGRVHGIAHDYYDSPYNIIAIEAFAKWFYPDRFKALDVKATQAELYRRFLAVPVTGTEWVDTPLPATGQQAAR, from the coding sequence ATGTCGATTTCCCGCTTCGTCCGCGCGGCCCGCGCCCACCTGAAGCTCGCCGAGCCGGCGCGCCGCGCCGCGAACCTGGCGGCCGCCGCCATCGTGCTGGGCGGTGCCGCCGTCTGCGCCTCGCCGGCCATGGCGCAGGCCCCGGCCGCCGCCACGACCGTCACCGACCTGGCCGGGCGCACGATCCGGATTCCCGCCGCCGACCCGAAGCGCATCCTGCTCGGCGAGAGCCGCACGCTCGAGGCGGTGGCGCTGCTCGAAGGCCAGCATCCGCTGGCGCGCATCGTCGGCTGGCAGGGCGACCTGCCGACCATGGACCCGCAACGCTTCAACGCCTATGCACAGCGCTTCCCCGCGATCCGCGAGATCCCGCTGATCGGCCGCGCCAGCGAGGACAGCATCAGCGACGAGAAGGCGCTCGCGCTCAAGCCCGACGTGGCGATCTTCAGCATCGCGGGCCACGGCCCGAGCCGCTACAACGCGCTGGTCAAGCAACTGGAGGCGACCGGCACCACGGTGGTGTTCATCGACTTCCGCCTGCATCCGATGCAGGACACGCTGCCCAGCATCCGCCTGCTCGGCCAGGTGCTGCATCGCGAGCAGGCCGCCAGCGACTACCTCGCCTTCTACCAGCAGCACCTGGCGCGCGTGCAGCAGGTGGTCGGCGCGATTCCCGAGGCGCAGCGGCCCAAGGTGTTCATCGACATGCTGGCGGGCGTGTGGGATGCCGGCTGCTGCCACACCGCCGGCAAGGGCAACTTCGGAGAATTCATCAGCGCCGCGGGCGGCCGCAATATCGCGGCGGACCTGCTGCCCGGCGTGCTCGGCGACCTGAGCATGGAGCAGATCATCGCCTCGCGGCCCGACGTCTATATCGCCACCGGCTCGCGCACCAAGCCGGGGCTGGCCTCGCTGCGCGTCGGCGCGCAGACCAGCGAGCAGGACGCGCGCGCCAGCCTCGCGCAACTGGTGGCGCGGCCCGGCTTCGACACCATCAAGGCGATCCACGAGGGCCGCGTGCACGGCATCGCCCACGACTACTACGACTCGCCCTACAACATCATCGCGATCGAGGCCTTCGCGAAGTGGTTCTACCCGGATCGCTTCAAGGCGCTCGACGTCAAGGCGACCCAGGCCGAGCTGTACCGGCGCTTCCTGGCGGTGCCGGTGACGGGCACCGAATGGGTCGACACGCCGCTGCCGGCCACCGGCCAGCAGGCGGCGCGATGA
- a CDS encoding FecCD family ABC transporter permease, whose translation MSAPAPGAASAAAAGSQHLAADASVPDHGEARRAYARLTRRRALCLVAVSLLIVGSLLFDLGSGPSGLPLATLLRTVFAPAQADPANLVIVWQIRLPYAVMALVVGAALGLSGAEMQTILNNPLASPYTLGVSAAAAFGASLAIVLDLTLPHIPQTWLISANAFVFAFGSAMMLDLVARWRGMSTAGVVLMGIALVFSFHALVELMQFIASADALQGLVFWTLGSLARADWQKIGVLAAALAVALPLSMRNAWALTALRLGEERAASFGIDVRRLRLGTLLRVAVLSALAVSFVGTIGFVGLIAPHIARTVFGEDHRFYLPGSLLCGALMLSLASIASKLIVPGVLIPVGIVTALVGIPLFLAIVVRSQGAAQ comes from the coding sequence ATGAGCGCGCCCGCGCCGGGCGCGGCGTCGGCGGCCGCGGCCGGCTCGCAACATCTCGCCGCCGACGCGTCCGTGCCCGACCACGGCGAGGCGCGTCGCGCCTACGCGCGCCTGACGCGGCGCCGCGCGCTGTGCCTGGTGGCGGTGAGCCTGCTGATCGTCGGCTCGCTGCTGTTCGACCTCGGTTCGGGCCCCTCGGGCCTGCCGCTGGCCACGCTGCTGCGCACCGTGTTCGCGCCCGCGCAGGCCGATCCGGCCAACCTCGTGATCGTCTGGCAGATCCGCCTGCCCTACGCGGTGATGGCGCTGGTGGTGGGCGCCGCGCTCGGCCTGTCGGGCGCGGAGATGCAGACCATCCTCAACAATCCGCTGGCCAGCCCCTACACGCTCGGCGTGTCGGCCGCCGCCGCCTTCGGCGCCTCGCTGGCGATCGTGCTCGACTTGACGCTGCCGCACATCCCGCAGACCTGGCTGATCTCGGCCAACGCCTTCGTGTTCGCCTTCGGCTCGGCGATGATGCTGGACCTGGTGGCGCGCTGGCGCGGCATGAGCACGGCCGGCGTGGTGCTGATGGGGATCGCGCTGGTGTTCTCGTTCCATGCGCTGGTCGAGCTGATGCAGTTCATCGCCTCGGCCGATGCGCTGCAGGGCCTGGTGTTCTGGACGCTGGGCTCGCTGGCGCGCGCCGACTGGCAGAAGATCGGCGTGCTCGCGGCGGCGCTGGCCGTGGCGCTGCCGCTGTCGATGCGCAATGCCTGGGCGCTCACCGCGCTACGGCTGGGCGAGGAGCGCGCGGCCAGCTTCGGCATCGACGTGCGGCGCCTGCGGCTCGGCACCCTGCTGCGGGTGGCGGTGCTGTCGGCGCTGGCGGTGTCCTTCGTCGGCACCATCGGCTTCGTCGGCCTGATCGCGCCGCATATCGCGCGCACCGTGTTCGGCGAGGACCATCGCTTCTACCTGCCCGGCAGCCTGCTGTGCGGGGCGCTGATGCTGTCGCTGGCCTCGATCGCCTCCAAGCTGATCGTGCCGGGCGTGCTGATCCCCGTGGGCATCGTCACGGCGCTGGTGGGGATTCCGCTGTTCCTGGCGATCGTGGTGCGTTCGCAGGGAGCCGCGCAATGA
- a CDS encoding ABC transporter ATP-binding protein — MKGLAIHGVSVRYGRREVLRELSAGPLPRGMITALLGPNGSGKSTLLRVLAGLTTASAGRLTLDGETLALSARSARSHSVVYLPQALPAGVRLQVLESVLVARRATRDAALRGQPPAGDLALAHAVLARLGIGALAARSLDELSGGQRQLVGIAQALVRDPQVLLLDEPLSALDLNHQFHVMHVLRELTRERGIATVVVLHDINAAMRACDRAMLLHRGRIERFGEPAEVVTSESLAEVFGVRARIEPCSQGHRQVMIDGLAPGA, encoded by the coding sequence ATGAAGGGACTCGCGATTCACGGCGTATCGGTGCGCTACGGCCGCCGCGAGGTGCTGCGCGAGCTGTCGGCCGGGCCCTTGCCGCGCGGCATGATCACCGCGCTGCTGGGGCCCAACGGCAGCGGCAAGTCCACTTTGCTGCGGGTGCTGGCCGGGCTCACCACCGCCAGCGCCGGGCGGCTCACGCTGGACGGCGAGACGCTCGCGCTGTCGGCGCGCAGCGCGCGCTCGCACAGCGTGGTCTACCTGCCCCAGGCGCTGCCGGCCGGGGTGCGCCTGCAGGTGCTCGAATCGGTGCTGGTGGCGCGCCGCGCCACGCGCGACGCGGCCTTGCGCGGCCAGCCGCCGGCCGGCGACCTGGCGCTCGCGCACGCGGTGCTGGCGCGGCTCGGGATCGGCGCGCTGGCGGCGCGTTCGCTCGACGAGCTGTCGGGCGGCCAGCGGCAGCTGGTCGGCATCGCGCAGGCGCTGGTGCGCGATCCGCAGGTGCTGCTGCTCGACGAGCCGCTGTCGGCGCTCGACCTCAACCACCAGTTCCATGTGATGCATGTGCTGCGCGAGCTCACGCGCGAACGCGGCATCGCCACCGTGGTGGTGCTGCACGACATCAACGCGGCGATGCGCGCCTGCGATCGCGCCATGCTGCTGCATCGCGGGCGCATCGAGCGCTTCGGCGAACCGGCCGAGGTGGTGACCTCGGAAAGCCTGGCCGAGGTGTTCGGCGTGAGGGCGCGGATCGAGCCCTGCTCGCAGGGGCATCGGCAGGTGATGATCGACGGGCTGGCGCCGGGCGCCTGA